A region of Piscinibacter gummiphilus DNA encodes the following proteins:
- a CDS encoding phosphoribosylanthranilate isomerase: MTRRTRIKICGLTREVDVDAAVEAGADAIGLNFYERSPRHVSVEKAARLASRLPPFVTPVALFVNAGAALIEAVTAAIPNAVLQFHGDERPEQCWQAGRPYLRAARMSPGFDLLNFALQYPDAQALLLDTHVESYGGSGKAFDWSLIPHGVSRPVVLSGGLHAENVIEGIFRVRPWAVDVSSGVESAKGIKDAHAIRRFCDAVREADARLAAAPN, encoded by the coding sequence ATGACCCGACGCACCCGAATCAAGATCTGCGGCCTCACCCGCGAAGTCGACGTCGACGCCGCCGTCGAGGCAGGTGCCGATGCCATCGGCCTCAACTTCTACGAGCGAAGCCCGCGTCATGTGAGCGTGGAGAAGGCTGCCCGGCTCGCGAGCCGGCTGCCGCCCTTCGTCACGCCGGTCGCGCTGTTCGTCAACGCCGGCGCCGCCCTCATCGAGGCGGTCACTGCCGCCATCCCGAACGCGGTGCTGCAGTTCCACGGCGACGAGCGCCCGGAGCAGTGCTGGCAGGCGGGCCGTCCCTACCTGCGGGCCGCCCGCATGTCCCCCGGCTTCGATTTGTTAAACTTCGCCCTCCAGTATCCCGACGCTCAGGCCCTGCTGCTCGACACCCACGTCGAGAGCTACGGCGGCAGCGGAAAGGCATTTGATTGGTCTCTCATTCCTCACGGCGTGTCCCGTCCGGTCGTTTTGTCTGGTGGGTTGCATGCCGAAAATGTGATCGAAGGCATCTTCAGGGTCCGGCCATGGGCCGTTGATGTGAGTTCCGGCGTCGAATCGGCAAAGGGCATCAAGGATGCCCACGCCATCCGCCGGTTCTGCGATGCGGTGCGCGAAGCCGATGCCCGGCTGGCCGCCGCGCCCAACTGA
- the trpB gene encoding tryptophan synthase subunit beta: MTYQQPDARGHFGPYGGTFVAETLIHALDELKSAWDAAQKDPDFLAEYRSELAHFVGRPSPIYHAARTSRELGGAQIYLKREDLNHTGAHKVNNTIGQALLARRMGKKRVIAETGAGQHGVATATICARYGMECVVYMGSEDVKRQSPNVYRMNLLGATVVPVESGSKTLKDALNEAMRDWVTNIESTFYIIGTVAGPHPYPAMVRDFQRVIGDECLVQMPAMLGGGKQPDAVIACVGGGSNAMGIFYPYIDVAGTRLIGVEAAGEGLDSGKHSATLIAGSPGVLHGNRTYLLQDDNGQITETHSISAGLDYPGVGPEHAYLKDIGRAEYVGITDAEALAAFHHLCRTEGIIPALESSHAFAHALKLAHTMRPDQSLLVNLSGRGDKDIGTVADLSGASFYNRPSEAGRTVKGAEALAKGRA, encoded by the coding sequence ATGACTTACCAGCAACCCGACGCCCGGGGGCATTTCGGCCCCTATGGCGGCACCTTCGTGGCGGAAACGCTGATCCACGCGCTTGACGAACTGAAGTCCGCGTGGGACGCGGCCCAGAAGGATCCCGACTTCCTCGCCGAGTACCGCAGCGAACTGGCCCACTTCGTGGGCCGCCCGAGCCCGATCTACCACGCCGCGCGCACCAGCCGGGAACTGGGCGGCGCCCAGATCTACCTGAAGCGCGAGGATCTGAACCACACGGGCGCGCACAAGGTCAACAACACCATCGGCCAGGCGCTGCTCGCGCGCCGCATGGGCAAGAAGCGGGTGATCGCCGAGACCGGCGCCGGCCAGCACGGCGTGGCCACGGCCACCATCTGCGCCCGCTACGGCATGGAGTGCGTGGTCTACATGGGCAGCGAGGACGTCAAGCGCCAGTCGCCCAACGTGTACCGCATGAACCTGCTGGGCGCCACCGTGGTGCCCGTGGAAAGCGGCTCCAAGACCCTGAAGGACGCGCTGAACGAAGCCATGCGCGACTGGGTCACCAACATCGAGAGCACGTTCTACATCATCGGCACGGTCGCGGGCCCGCACCCGTACCCGGCGATGGTGCGCGACTTCCAGCGGGTGATCGGCGACGAGTGCCTCGTGCAGATGCCGGCCATGCTGGGCGGCGGCAAGCAGCCCGACGCGGTCATCGCGTGCGTGGGCGGCGGCAGCAACGCCATGGGCATCTTCTACCCGTACATCGACGTCGCCGGCACGCGCCTGATCGGCGTCGAGGCGGCGGGCGAGGGCCTCGACAGCGGCAAGCACTCCGCCACGCTGATCGCCGGCTCGCCCGGCGTGCTGCACGGCAACCGCACCTACCTGCTGCAGGACGACAACGGCCAGATCACTGAGACCCACTCGATCTCGGCCGGCCTCGACTACCCCGGCGTGGGCCCCGAGCACGCGTACCTGAAGGACATCGGCCGCGCCGAGTACGTCGGCATCACCGATGCCGAGGCGCTCGCCGCGTTCCACCACCTGTGCCGCACCGAGGGCATCATCCCCGCGCTCGAGTCGTCGCACGCCTTCGCGCACGCCCTGAAGCTCGCCCACACCATGCGCCCCGACCAGAGCCTGCTCGTGAACCTGTCCGGCCGCGGCGACAAGGACATCGGCACCGTCGCCGACCTGTCCGGCGCGTCGTTCTACAACCGGCCCTCGGAAGCCGGCCGCACCGTGAAGGGCGCCGAAGCGCTCGCGAAAGGCCGCGCATGA
- the trpA gene encoding tryptophan synthase subunit alpha translates to MSRIKACFDALKAKGRKALIPYIAAGDPFPDATVELMLAMAEAGADVIELGVPFSDPMADGPVIQRAAERALSHGIGTPQVLAYVRAFREKNQTTPIVLMGYANPIERYDQRLGADAFVRDAAEAGVDGVLVVDYPPEECEAFAARLAAHQLDPIFLLAPTSTEQRMKDVGRIARGYVYYVSLKGVTGAGNLDTGAVATMVPRIKAHVGVPVGVGFGIRDAETAKAVGEVSDAVVIGSKLIQILEVQTRDNVVSEAAKFIAEIRTALDTLKGVHR, encoded by the coding sequence ATGAGCCGCATCAAAGCGTGTTTCGACGCCCTCAAGGCAAAAGGCCGCAAGGCACTGATCCCCTACATCGCCGCCGGTGACCCGTTCCCCGATGCCACCGTCGAGCTGATGCTCGCGATGGCCGAGGCCGGTGCCGACGTGATCGAGCTGGGCGTGCCGTTCTCCGATCCCATGGCCGACGGTCCCGTCATCCAGCGGGCCGCCGAACGTGCGCTGTCGCACGGCATCGGCACCCCGCAGGTGCTCGCCTACGTGCGTGCCTTCCGCGAGAAGAACCAGACCACCCCGATCGTGCTGATGGGCTATGCGAACCCCATCGAACGCTACGACCAGCGCCTGGGCGCCGATGCCTTCGTGCGCGACGCGGCCGAGGCCGGCGTGGACGGCGTGCTGGTGGTCGACTATCCGCCCGAGGAATGCGAGGCCTTCGCAGCCCGTCTGGCCGCGCACCAGCTCGACCCCATCTTCCTGCTGGCCCCCACGTCCACCGAGCAGCGCATGAAGGACGTGGGCCGCATCGCCCGCGGCTATGTGTACTATGTCTCGCTGAAGGGTGTGACCGGGGCCGGGAACCTGGACACCGGCGCGGTGGCCACCATGGTGCCGCGCATCAAGGCCCACGTGGGCGTGCCGGTCGGGGTCGGTTTCGGCATCCGTGACGCCGAAACGGCCAAGGCCGTCGGCGAAGTGTCCGATGCGGTCGTGATCGGGTCGAAACTCATCCAGATTCTGGAAGTCCAAACACGCGACAATGTCGTTTCCGAGGCGGCGAAGTTCATCGCTGAAATCCGCACCGCGCTCGACACCCTGAAAGGAGTCCACCGATGA
- the accD gene encoding acetyl-CoA carboxylase, carboxyltransferase subunit beta produces MSWLEKLLPPKMQQTDPSERRTVPEGLWIKCPSCETVLYKNDLEQNVNVCPKCGHHHRIGARARLNAFLDGEGRYELGQEVVPVDALKFKDSKKYPERLKAAMEATGETDALVVMGGAIHTIPVVAACFEFDFMGGSMGSVVGERFVRGVETAVEQKVPFISFTATGGARMQEGLLSLMQMAKTNAALTRLAKAKLPYVSVLTDPTMGGVSASFAFMGDMVIAEPKALIGFAGPRVIQDTVREKLPEGFQRAEFLVQKGAVDMIVDRRELRGTIARALAMLQRQSADAVA; encoded by the coding sequence ATGAGTTGGCTTGAAAAACTGCTGCCTCCCAAGATGCAGCAGACCGACCCGAGCGAACGCCGCACGGTCCCCGAAGGTCTCTGGATCAAGTGCCCGTCCTGCGAGACGGTGCTCTACAAGAACGACCTCGAGCAGAACGTCAACGTCTGCCCGAAGTGCGGCCACCACCACCGCATCGGCGCCCGCGCGCGCCTGAACGCCTTCCTCGACGGCGAAGGCCGCTACGAGCTGGGCCAGGAAGTGGTGCCGGTCGACGCGCTGAAGTTCAAGGACAGCAAGAAGTACCCCGAGCGCCTCAAGGCCGCGATGGAAGCCACCGGCGAGACCGATGCGCTCGTCGTGATGGGCGGTGCCATCCACACCATCCCCGTGGTGGCGGCCTGCTTCGAGTTCGACTTCATGGGCGGCTCGATGGGCTCCGTGGTGGGCGAACGCTTCGTGCGAGGCGTCGAGACCGCCGTCGAGCAGAAGGTGCCCTTCATCAGCTTCACCGCCACCGGCGGCGCGCGCATGCAGGAAGGCCTGCTGAGCCTGATGCAGATGGCCAAGACCAACGCCGCGCTCACGCGCCTGGCGAAGGCGAAGCTGCCGTACGTCAGCGTGCTGACCGACCCGACGATGGGTGGCGTGTCGGCGAGCTTCGCGTTCATGGGCGACATGGTCATCGCCGAACCGAAGGCCCTGATCGGCTTCGCCGGTCCGCGCGTGATCCAGGACACCGTGCGCGAGAAGCTGCCCGAAGGCTTCCAGCGCGCCGAGTTCCTCGTGCAGAAGGGTGCCGTCGACATGATCGTCGACCGCCGGGAGCTGCGCGGCACCATCGCGCGTGCGCTCGCGATGCTGCAGCGTCAGAGCGCCGACGCGGTCGCCTGA
- the folC gene encoding bifunctional tetrahydrofolate synthase/dihydrofolate synthase — MPLPTNLDEWLAHCERLHPSTIDMTLSRMTELKARLGLAFKVPVVTVAGTNGKGSTCAMLEAVGLQAGYRVGLYIKPHFVHFEERCRVNGAMVSAADLVPHFEAVEQARGDITLTYFEFTTLAIMRLLSQADVDFVILEVGLGGRLDAVNVIDTDCAVITSIDLDHMDYLGPDRESIGREKAQIMRPGKPAIVSDPVPPASLAAHAEAIGADLWQIGRDFNYAGDKQQWGWAGRSKRFNALAYPALRGANQLLNASGMIAVFEALRDRLPVTAQAIRNGLAIVELPGRFQIMPGQPTVVLDVAHNPHAVATLVNNLDNMPFHPRTRVVFGAMKDKDIAAILTRMAPVVDEWHFCDLPVPRAATAEELEAQHAGLALKGPGPVSVFRHPDPRSALVAALSASDPADRIVVFGSFYTVGGVLKDGLPRLNAKHLA; from the coding sequence ATGCCGTTGCCCACCAACCTCGACGAATGGCTCGCCCACTGCGAGCGCCTGCACCCCAGCACCATCGACATGACGCTGTCGCGCATGACCGAGCTGAAGGCGCGCCTGGGGCTCGCGTTCAAGGTGCCCGTCGTCACCGTGGCCGGCACCAACGGCAAGGGCTCCACGTGCGCGATGCTGGAGGCCGTGGGCCTGCAGGCGGGCTACCGTGTGGGGCTCTACATCAAGCCGCACTTCGTGCACTTCGAGGAGCGCTGCCGCGTCAACGGCGCGATGGTGTCCGCGGCCGACCTCGTGCCGCACTTCGAGGCGGTGGAGCAGGCGAGGGGTGACATCACCCTCACGTACTTCGAGTTCACCACGCTCGCCATCATGCGTCTGCTGTCGCAGGCGGACGTCGACTTCGTCATCCTGGAAGTGGGCCTGGGCGGCCGACTGGACGCGGTCAACGTGATCGACACCGACTGCGCTGTCATCACCAGCATCGACCTCGACCACATGGATTACCTGGGGCCGGACCGCGAATCCATCGGCCGCGAGAAGGCCCAGATCATGCGCCCGGGCAAGCCGGCCATCGTGAGCGACCCGGTGCCGCCCGCGAGCCTGGCGGCTCATGCCGAGGCCATCGGGGCCGACCTGTGGCAGATCGGCCGCGATTTCAACTACGCCGGCGACAAGCAGCAGTGGGGCTGGGCGGGCCGCAGCAAGCGCTTCAACGCGCTGGCGTACCCGGCGCTGCGCGGTGCGAACCAGCTGCTGAACGCCTCCGGCATGATCGCCGTGTTCGAGGCCCTGCGCGACCGGCTCCCCGTCACGGCACAGGCGATCCGCAACGGCCTGGCCATCGTCGAACTGCCGGGCCGGTTCCAGATCATGCCGGGGCAGCCCACCGTGGTGCTCGACGTGGCGCACAACCCGCACGCGGTGGCCACGCTCGTGAACAACCTCGACAACATGCCCTTCCACCCGCGCACCCGCGTGGTGTTCGGTGCGATGAAGGACAAGGACATCGCCGCCATCCTCACGCGCATGGCGCCGGTGGTCGACGAGTGGCACTTCTGCGACCTGCCGGTGCCGCGGGCGGCCACGGCGGAAGAACTCGAGGCGCAACACGCCGGCCTCGCCCTGAAGGGGCCCGGCCCGGTTTCGGTGTTCCGTCATCCCGACCCCCGTTCCGCGCTCGTCGCGGCGCTGTCGGCATCGGACCCCGCTGATAGAATCGTGGTCTTCGGATCGTTCTACACGGTGGGTGGCGTGCTGAAGGACGGGCTGCCCCGCCTCAACGCCAAACATCTGGCCTGA
- a CDS encoding SPOR domain-containing protein: MKRPSGDAPKAAPSKAAPSKDPVDAVQQARTRARQRLIGAAVLVVAGVIGFPMIFATQPRPLPVDTPIDIARRDASVSVASSDRAPAATGGQGAVVNESAADAGREVTPPEPAPAPAEEAPAPKPEPAPKPEPERRPEPPKPAPKPVEKPAEKPAEKPAERKPADKPADKPKPAADANRAQALLNGQDAPKRTESSKPAEESAGRFIVQVGAFSEMNAAREARQKVEKLGLKTYTQVVETSSGNRIRVRVGPFANRAEADKAAGKIKSAGLGSAVYTL; the protein is encoded by the coding sequence TTGAAGCGCCCCTCCGGTGACGCACCGAAGGCGGCTCCGTCGAAGGCGGCCCCCTCGAAGGACCCCGTCGACGCGGTCCAGCAGGCCCGCACCCGCGCCCGCCAGCGCCTGATCGGCGCGGCCGTGCTCGTGGTCGCCGGCGTGATCGGTTTCCCGATGATCTTCGCGACGCAGCCGCGCCCGCTGCCCGTCGACACCCCCATCGACATCGCCCGCCGCGATGCGTCGGTGTCCGTGGCCTCGTCCGACCGCGCGCCGGCCGCCACGGGCGGGCAGGGCGCCGTGGTCAACGAATCGGCCGCCGATGCCGGACGCGAGGTCACGCCCCCCGAGCCCGCGCCCGCGCCGGCCGAGGAAGCTCCCGCCCCGAAGCCCGAGCCGGCGCCGAAGCCGGAGCCCGAGCGCCGCCCCGAGCCGCCGAAGCCCGCACCGAAGCCGGTCGAGAAACCCGCTGAAAAGCCGGCGGAGAAACCCGCCGAGCGCAAGCCTGCAGACAAGCCCGCCGACAAGCCCAAGCCCGCGGCCGACGCCAACCGCGCCCAGGCCCTGCTCAACGGACAGGACGCGCCGAAGCGCACCGAGAGCAGCAAGCCCGCCGAGGAATCGGCTGGCCGCTTCATCGTGCAGGTGGGCGCCTTCTCGGAGATGAACGCGGCGCGTGAAGCCCGCCAGAAGGTCGAGAAGCTCGGCCTGAAGACCTACACGCAGGTGGTCGAGACCTCGTCCGGCAACCGCATCCGCGTTCGCGTGGGCCCGTTCGCGAACCGGGCCGAGGCCGACAAGGCCGCCGGCAAGATCAAGTCCGCCGGGCTCGGGTCCGCCGTCTACACGCTGTGA
- a CDS encoding CvpA family protein, with protein MAWVDMALLAVLLVSIAIGVARGLVFELMSLVGWVVAYFVAHWFAPEVAPHLPVGEPGSRANIVAAFALTFVVALFVWAVGSRIVRLIIHATPLSLVDRGLGAVFGGVRGVVVLLVLVTLVSMTPVASSPEWRESAGVPWLQAAVTGLKPMLPAPISKFLPA; from the coding sequence ATGGCCTGGGTCGACATGGCGTTGCTCGCGGTGCTCCTCGTGTCCATCGCGATCGGCGTGGCGCGCGGGCTCGTGTTCGAGTTGATGTCGCTCGTGGGCTGGGTGGTGGCGTACTTCGTGGCGCACTGGTTCGCGCCGGAAGTGGCGCCGCACCTGCCCGTCGGCGAGCCGGGCTCGCGGGCGAACATCGTCGCGGCCTTCGCGCTGACCTTCGTCGTGGCGCTGTTCGTGTGGGCCGTGGGCTCGCGCATCGTGCGCCTGATCATCCACGCGACCCCGCTCAGCCTCGTCGACCGCGGCCTGGGAGCGGTGTTCGGCGGGGTGCGGGGCGTGGTGGTGCTGCTGGTGCTCGTCACGCTGGTCTCGATGACGCCCGTGGCGAGTTCGCCCGAGTGGCGCGAGTCCGCCGGGGTGCCCTGGCTGCAGGCGGCCGTCACCGGCTTGAAGCCGATGCTGCCGGCCCCCATCTCGAAGTTTCTGCCGGCGTGA
- the purF gene encoding amidophosphoribosyltransferase, with protein MCGIFGVISKAPVNQLIYDALLLLQHRGQDAAGIVTMQDSKCYMHKARGMVRDVFRTRNMRALPGNVGLGQVRYPTAGNAYSEEEAQPFYVNAPFGIVLVHNGNLTNAHSLKQELVDIDRRHINTTSDTEVLINVVAHELGAAARDKQLTPEIVFDAVSAVHRRLKGSYAVVALIAGHGLLAFRDPFGIRPLCFGESVSADGEREVVVASESVAIEGTSHNVTRDVAPGEAIFIDMEGVVHARQCADSPKLNPCMFEYVYLARPDSVMDGISVYQARLNMGETLAKRVISTVPPKDIDVVIPIPESSRPSAMQLAQKLGKPYREGFVKNRYVGRTFIMPGQGVRKKSVRQKLNAIGVEFKGRNVLLVDDSIVRGTTSKEIVQMARDAGARKVYMASAAPPVRYPNVYGIDMPTSEELIAHNRSNEEIREFIGADALIYQDVDAMKNVVAALRPGLDGFEASCFDGHYVTGDVSVEDFTKMAEQRKAQGDEEESNDRTRLALQGGTERG; from the coding sequence ATGTGCGGCATCTTCGGCGTCATCTCCAAAGCGCCGGTCAATCAGTTGATCTACGACGCGCTGCTGCTGCTGCAGCACCGCGGACAGGATGCCGCCGGCATCGTCACCATGCAGGACAGCAAGTGCTACATGCACAAGGCGCGCGGCATGGTGCGCGACGTCTTCCGCACCCGCAACATGCGGGCGCTGCCCGGCAACGTGGGCCTCGGCCAGGTCCGCTACCCCACGGCCGGCAACGCCTACAGCGAGGAGGAGGCGCAGCCGTTCTACGTGAACGCGCCGTTCGGCATCGTGCTCGTGCACAACGGCAACCTGACGAACGCCCATTCGCTGAAGCAGGAGCTGGTCGACATCGACCGCCGCCACATCAACACCACCAGCGACACCGAGGTGCTGATCAACGTCGTCGCCCATGAACTGGGCGCCGCCGCGCGCGACAAGCAGCTCACGCCCGAGATCGTGTTCGACGCCGTGAGCGCCGTGCACCGTCGCCTGAAGGGCTCGTACGCCGTGGTGGCGCTGATCGCCGGCCACGGCCTGCTGGCCTTCCGCGATCCGTTCGGCATCCGCCCGCTGTGCTTCGGCGAGTCGGTGTCGGCCGATGGTGAGCGCGAGGTGGTGGTCGCCAGCGAGTCGGTGGCCATCGAGGGCACGAGCCACAACGTCACGCGCGACGTGGCGCCCGGCGAGGCCATCTTCATCGACATGGAGGGCGTGGTGCACGCCCGCCAGTGCGCCGACAGCCCGAAGCTCAACCCCTGCATGTTCGAGTACGTGTACCTCGCGCGCCCGGATTCGGTGATGGACGGCATCTCGGTGTACCAGGCCCGCCTGAACATGGGCGAGACGCTCGCCAAGCGCGTGATCTCCACCGTGCCGCCGAAGGACATCGACGTGGTGATCCCGATCCCCGAGTCGAGCCGCCCGTCGGCCATGCAGCTGGCGCAGAAGCTCGGCAAGCCGTACCGCGAGGGCTTCGTCAAGAACCGCTACGTGGGTCGCACGTTCATCATGCCGGGGCAGGGCGTCCGCAAGAAGTCCGTGCGCCAGAAGCTCAACGCCATCGGCGTCGAGTTCAAGGGCCGCAACGTGCTGCTGGTGGACGACTCCATCGTGCGCGGCACCACGTCGAAGGAAATCGTGCAGATGGCGCGTGACGCCGGCGCCCGCAAGGTCTACATGGCCTCGGCCGCGCCGCCGGTGCGTTATCCCAACGTGTACGGCATCGACATGCCCACGAGCGAGGAACTCATCGCGCACAACCGCAGCAACGAAGAGATCCGCGAGTTCATCGGCGCCGACGCGCTGATCTACCAGGACGTCGACGCGATGAAGAACGTGGTCGCCGCGCTGCGCCCGGGCCTCGACGGCTTCGAGGCCTCGTGCTTCGACGGCCACTACGTCACCGGCGACGTCTCGGTGGAAGACTTCACCAAGATGGCCGAGCAGCGCAAGGCGCAGGGCGACGAGGAAGAGTCGAACGACCGCACGCGCCTCGCGCTACAGGGCGGCACGGAGCGCGGCTGA
- a CDS encoding O-succinylhomoserine sulfhydrylase — protein sequence MKRIPRVDLPEGLHPDTLAVREGLPRTPWGENSEALFLTSSFVQPDAATAAARFANEEEAFTYSRFTNPTVMMFERRLAALEGTEAAIATASGMSAILLLGLALLKAGDHVVCSQSVFGSTLVLFGREFAKFGVEVTFVPQTDAAAWRAAVKPNTKLLFAESPTNPLTEICDIRALADIAHAAGALLAVDNCFCSPALQRPKEFGADLIVHSGTKYLDGQGRVLAGAVCGSESLINEKFVPVMRSAGISLSPFNAWVVLKGLETLSIRMEAQARRALELAAWLESQPQVERVYYPGLVSHPQHELAMAQQNGSGGAVVSFVVRGAADGGAPAARKNAFHVIDSTRVCSITANLGDTKTTITHPASTSHGRLTEDQRQAAGIVQGLIRVAVGLEDVRDLKADLQRGLDTLTP from the coding sequence ATGAAACGCATCCCGCGCGTCGACCTGCCCGAGGGGCTTCACCCCGACACGCTCGCGGTGCGCGAGGGCCTGCCGCGCACGCCCTGGGGCGAGAACTCGGAGGCGCTGTTCCTGACCAGCAGCTTCGTGCAGCCCGACGCGGCCACGGCCGCGGCGCGGTTCGCCAACGAGGAAGAGGCGTTCACGTACTCGCGCTTCACGAACCCCACGGTGATGATGTTCGAGCGGCGGCTGGCCGCGCTCGAAGGCACCGAGGCCGCCATCGCCACGGCCAGCGGCATGAGCGCCATCCTGCTGCTGGGCCTCGCGCTGCTGAAGGCCGGTGACCACGTCGTCTGCTCGCAGAGCGTGTTCGGCTCCACGCTCGTGCTGTTCGGCCGCGAGTTCGCGAAGTTCGGCGTCGAGGTGACCTTCGTGCCGCAGACCGATGCCGCCGCGTGGCGTGCGGCGGTCAAGCCGAACACGAAGCTGCTGTTCGCCGAGTCGCCCACGAACCCGCTCACCGAGATCTGCGACATCCGCGCACTGGCCGACATCGCCCATGCCGCCGGTGCGCTGCTCGCCGTCGACAACTGCTTCTGCTCGCCCGCGCTGCAGCGCCCGAAGGAGTTCGGCGCCGACCTGATCGTGCACTCGGGCACCAAGTACCTGGACGGGCAGGGCCGTGTGCTCGCCGGCGCGGTGTGCGGCAGCGAGTCGCTCATCAACGAGAAGTTCGTGCCGGTGATGCGCAGCGCCGGCATCTCGCTCTCGCCGTTCAACGCGTGGGTGGTGTTGAAGGGCCTCGAGACGCTGTCGATCCGCATGGAGGCGCAGGCCCGCCGCGCGCTCGAACTCGCCGCGTGGCTCGAATCGCAGCCGCAGGTCGAACGGGTGTACTACCCGGGCCTCGTCTCGCACCCGCAGCACGAACTCGCGATGGCGCAGCAGAACGGCAGCGGCGGCGCCGTCGTGTCGTTCGTCGTGCGCGGCGCGGCCGACGGCGGTGCGCCCGCCGCGCGCAAGAACGCGTTCCACGTGATCGACAGCACCCGCGTGTGCTCCATCACCGCGAACCTCGGCGACACCAAGACCACCATCACCCACCCGGCCAGCACGTCGCACGGCCGCCTGACCGAGGACCAGCGCCAGGCCGCGGGCATCGTGCAGGGCCTGATCCGCGTCGCGGTCGGCCTGGAAGACGTGCGCGACCTGAAGGCCGACCTGCAACGCGGTCTCGACACCCTGACACCATGA
- the gltX gene encoding glutamate--tRNA ligase, with translation MTRKIRTRIAPSPTGFLHLGTARTALFSWAFARHFGGDFILRIEDTDEARSTQEAVDQIIAAMKWLDLGYDEGPFYQMQRLDRYREVIASMLEAGTAYHCYCTPAELDEMREAQRARGDKPRYDGRWRPEPGKVLPPVPEGVPPVIRFRNPIDGDVTWDDLVKGPITISNRELDDLVIARPSSVPGQVGTPTYNFCVVVDDLDMQITHVIRGDDHVNNTPRQINILRALGAELPVYGHTPMILGPDGEKLSKRHGAVSVLQYEEGGYLPAAMINYLSRLGWSHGDDEVYSREQLVSWFDGTHLAKSAAQWDAAKLNWVNGQYIKATPDADLAPLVAAQFARRGIAAKADDHLARVCGLFKDRCATTVELADWAQMYFADVSPSAEDLATHVTDAVKPALATLADKLATVEWSKAAIAAAIKETLAAHSLKMPVLAHAARVLVCGRAQTPSLDAVLELFDKESAMKRLRAF, from the coding sequence ATGACCCGAAAGATCCGCACCCGCATCGCCCCGTCGCCCACGGGCTTCCTGCACCTCGGCACGGCGCGCACTGCGCTGTTCTCGTGGGCGTTCGCCCGCCACTTCGGCGGCGACTTCATCCTGCGCATCGAAGACACCGACGAGGCCCGCTCCACGCAGGAGGCCGTCGACCAGATCATCGCGGCGATGAAGTGGCTCGACCTCGGCTACGACGAAGGTCCCTTCTATCAGATGCAGCGCCTCGACCGGTACCGCGAGGTGATCGCGTCGATGCTCGAGGCCGGCACCGCGTACCACTGCTACTGCACGCCCGCCGAACTCGACGAGATGCGCGAGGCGCAGCGTGCCCGCGGCGACAAGCCGCGCTACGACGGCCGCTGGCGTCCCGAGCCGGGCAAGGTGCTGCCGCCCGTGCCGGAAGGTGTGCCGCCGGTGATCCGCTTCCGCAACCCCATCGACGGCGACGTCACGTGGGACGACCTGGTCAAGGGCCCCATCACCATCAGCAACCGCGAACTCGACGACCTCGTGATCGCGCGTCCGTCGAGCGTGCCTGGCCAGGTGGGCACGCCCACGTACAACTTCTGCGTGGTGGTCGACGACCTCGACATGCAGATCACCCACGTGATCCGCGGCGACGACCACGTCAACAACACCCCGCGCCAGATCAACATCCTGCGCGCGCTCGGCGCCGAACTGCCCGTGTACGGCCACACGCCGATGATCCTCGGCCCCGATGGCGAGAAGCTGTCGAAGCGCCACGGTGCGGTGAGCGTGCTGCAGTACGAGGAGGGCGGTTACCTGCCCGCCGCGATGATCAACTACCTCTCGCGCCTGGGCTGGAGCCACGGCGACGACGAGGTGTACTCGCGCGAGCAGCTCGTGTCCTGGTTCGATGGCACGCACCTCGCGAAGAGCGCGGCGCAGTGGGACGCGGCCAAGCTCAACTGGGTCAACGGCCAGTACATCAAGGCCACGCCCGATGCGGACCTCGCGCCGCTCGTGGCCGCGCAGTTCGCGCGCCGCGGCATCGCCGCGAAGGCCGACGACCACCTTGCGCGCGTGTGCGGTCTGTTCAAGGACCGCTGCGCCACGACGGTCGAACTCGCGGACTGGGCACAGATGTACTTCGCCGACGTGAGCCCATCGGCCGAGGACCTGGCCACGCACGTGACCGATGCCGTGAAGCCGGCCCTCGCGACGCTCGCGGACAAGCTCGCCACCGTGGAGTGGAGCAAGGCCGCCATCGCTGCAGCCATCAAGGAAACGCTCGCGGCTCACTCGCTGAAGATGCCGGTGCTGGCCCACGCCGCCCGTGTTCTGGTGTGCGGCCGCGCGCAGACGCCGTCGCTCGATGCAGTGCTTGAACTGTTCGACAAAGAAAGTGCGATGAAACGCTTGCGTGCTTTCTGA